TTCACCATTGTTTTCATTACTGCCACTTGTTGCTCCCCTAATGGCTGATCTATCGAAGGCCCACTCCGTTGTCGCCGTCGAAGGAGGAAGTAGCTCAACGTTATGAAACATAACCGGTGGAGAATCTTGTTGAAACATGGAAGTGAAGAGTCTCTGTTGCTGAAGCTTCTGGTGTAAGTCTTGGTTTAAAGAACTCAAAGACTCGATAGAAGAAGATGCAAGATTGTAGTTAGGATCCAACGAAAACATGTAGCCAGAGAATCCACCTGGAAACGCCGTTGCAGGAGGGTCTATCATCGCTCTGTTCATACGAAACCCATCAACGAGCTCGTGAGACGACAATGACGCTACAAtcggaggaggagaagagatgaCTTGGAGGCTTGAAGGCTTGTTCTTGTTTCTGGTTGAGCCACCGATGGGTACGTTACGGAGGGATCCGCCACGTGTCCAGTAACGGCGACAGTTTTTGCAGTAGTGGCGTGGCTGAGATAAGCTGTAGTTGTTGTAGTAACAGAATTTGGTGTTGACGGAATCACACCTCGGACATTTAAGTACCGGCTGCGCCGCCGGTGACGGTCCCATGCGACTGATCTGATGTGGTGGCTTCGCCTTAGCCTTGATCCTCCGGGGGTTGAAGCTGGTGGTGTGGCTCTGATGGGATGAAGTCATCATGAATTCTTAAGGAGAGATGGTTCAATATGTGGGCAAGAGTGAGAGACTGGCTCTTGTGATTTTCATGAGTCTTCAtatgtctatatatatacatgaacaCACATAGATGTATATACAAGTGTTGTGACATGCATGCCTCTTACATCgtatgtatatttaaaatttttttttttttttaagtttccattACAACCATGTAGAAACCAAGTGTATAGTCTATACAAAAAtggttacaacttacaagtGTATAACCAAATTCACGTAAATAAGTAAATTACATAAGTGATGGTCTCTTCTGAATGGTATACTATTCAAATACGAATAACATtcgttattattaattaaaaattcataGTTTTAAATCGTAGACATAAGCGGTGATAGCGGTTGATGCGGTTTAACAGCAAGGACCTCTCAATTCATATGTGTCACCGTTCACTTGTTTGTACCACACGATCACATTTGTCCTTTTTCTTTCAACAAAGCATGTATATAATGATAGTTGTGAAGTTACTTCTATC
The Brassica napus cultivar Da-Ae chromosome A1, Da-Ae, whole genome shotgun sequence DNA segment above includes these coding regions:
- the LOC106436165 gene encoding dof zinc finger protein DOF4.7, yielding MMTSSHQSHTTSFNPRRIKAKAKPPHQISRMGPSPAAQPVLKCPRCDSVNTKFCYYNNYSLSQPRHYCKNCRRYWTRGGSLRNVPIGGSTRNKNKPSSLQVISSPPPIVASLSSHELVDGFRMNRAMIDPPATAFPGGFSGYMFSLDPNYNLASSSIESLSSLNQDLHQKLQQQRLFTSMFQQDSPPVMFHNVELLPPSTATTEWAFDRSAIRGATSGSNENNGEREGNLGSWYYNPNNSMP